The following are encoded in a window of Ensifer adhaerens genomic DNA:
- a CDS encoding AI-2E family transporter codes for MLRFSRKSGKEPVNMAVELHPLTLSRAAAETSKLPTLAAIAATVAVLYIARDVFLPLAIAILLTFALAPVVSRLRRAGCPRSVAVIGTVTMAFLFLSAFGVMVALQISEVARDVPRYQSNIVEKVRSLKEAGSDSQILDRLSRVMERISVELSRPEKDVAVSPATAPEPKPLLVEIFSPQRPIEILMSVINPLLGPLATAGLVIVVVIFMLFEREDLRDRFIRLVGYGDLHRTTEALQDAGARVGQYLLMQLVVNITYGVPLAIGLWFLGIPNALLWGMLAIMLRFVPYIGPVIAAALPLFLAFAAAPGWSLVVLTLGLFIALELLSNNVVEPLLYGSRTGLSPLAIIVAAIFWAWLWGPVGLVLSTPLTVCLVVLGRHVRQFEFLEILLGNEPVLNPKERLYQRLLAGDPDEATDNAEEMLEEMYLVEFYDTVAIPALLLAETDRMRGALTEEQGARVAESAGTLVANLEEIAVEEEDKDKDKSEDPDRDTDEKENDYELPPGEGRSVLCLGGRSALDDVTAMMLLQVLRVQGADVNYFSHEALRPQKIKELPTEGRHAIVLTVLDRESMRHAKFLVRRLKRLAPGARVGIVLWQDVDEHEAGKFLVEETQADFVVSAITDAIREALSTEPPQPFKSAHPGSAGRAAVRGSAHGG; via the coding sequence ATGCTGAGATTTTCGCGCAAGAGTGGGAAAGAACCGGTCAATATGGCCGTCGAATTGCATCCGCTGACCTTGTCGCGGGCCGCTGCTGAGACTTCGAAACTGCCAACGCTTGCAGCAATTGCTGCAACGGTGGCGGTGCTCTACATTGCCAGGGATGTCTTCCTTCCTTTGGCGATTGCCATCCTTTTGACTTTTGCTCTTGCACCCGTTGTCTCAAGGCTGCGCCGCGCCGGCTGCCCTCGCTCGGTCGCGGTTATCGGAACCGTGACGATGGCTTTCCTGTTCCTCAGCGCATTTGGCGTCATGGTGGCGCTGCAAATCAGCGAGGTCGCGCGGGATGTGCCGAGATACCAGTCAAATATTGTCGAGAAGGTCCGCTCTCTAAAAGAGGCTGGATCGGACAGCCAGATACTCGATCGACTGAGTCGGGTGATGGAGCGGATCAGCGTCGAGCTCAGCCGACCTGAAAAAGATGTGGCTGTGTCGCCCGCGACCGCTCCTGAACCGAAGCCGCTTCTGGTAGAGATATTTTCGCCGCAGCGCCCGATCGAAATCCTGATGAGCGTCATCAATCCGCTCCTAGGTCCCTTGGCAACCGCTGGCCTCGTCATCGTTGTCGTCATCTTCATGCTGTTCGAGCGAGAGGATCTGCGCGACCGATTCATTCGGCTTGTCGGGTATGGCGATCTTCATCGAACGACCGAGGCACTCCAAGATGCGGGCGCTCGTGTGGGCCAGTATTTGCTCATGCAACTTGTCGTCAACATCACCTATGGGGTGCCGCTCGCGATTGGCCTTTGGTTTTTAGGGATTCCAAACGCACTTTTGTGGGGGATGCTGGCGATCATGCTGCGCTTCGTGCCCTATATCGGCCCGGTGATTGCTGCTGCGTTGCCCCTGTTTCTCGCGTTCGCAGCAGCTCCGGGCTGGAGCTTGGTGGTTCTGACGCTTGGGCTCTTCATTGCTCTTGAACTTTTAAGCAACAACGTTGTCGAGCCCTTGCTATATGGGTCTCGCACAGGACTGTCTCCCCTTGCGATCATTGTTGCTGCCATCTTCTGGGCCTGGCTCTGGGGCCCGGTTGGACTGGTACTGTCGACCCCGCTCACCGTCTGCCTGGTTGTGCTTGGCCGTCACGTCCGGCAGTTCGAATTCCTCGAAATTCTGTTGGGCAATGAGCCCGTCCTCAATCCGAAAGAGCGCCTTTACCAACGGTTGCTGGCGGGAGACCCGGACGAAGCAACGGATAATGCAGAGGAGATGCTTGAGGAAATGTACCTCGTCGAATTTTACGACACGGTTGCCATTCCCGCGCTGCTTCTGGCCGAAACTGACCGTATGCGTGGTGCCTTGACGGAAGAGCAAGGAGCACGGGTTGCCGAAAGTGCAGGTACACTGGTTGCCAACCTCGAGGAGATCGCGGTTGAAGAGGAAGACAAAGACAAAGACAAAAGCGAAGATCCCGACCGCGACACCGATGAAAAAGAGAACGATTATGAACTCCCTCCTGGTGAAGGGCGATCCGTGCTTTGCCTAGGAGGGCGAAGTGCGCTCGATGATGTCACGGCGATGATGCTCCTGCAGGTTCTGCGGGTACAAGGGGCGGACGTCAATTACTTCAGCCATGAAGCTCTCAGGCCGCAAAAAATCAAGGAGCTGCCGACAGAAGGTCGGCATGCCATCGTTCTCACTGTTCTCGATCGAGAATCCATGCGCCACGCCAAATTCCTTGTCCGTCGCCTGAAGCGACTGGCTCCTGGAGCGCGGGTCGGCATCGTCCTATGGCAGGACGTGGACGAACACGAAGCCGGGAAGTTCCTCGTTGAGGAAACGCAGGCGGACTTTGTCGTTTCTGCGATCACGGACGCCATCCGGGAGGCGCTGTCGACGGAACCACCGCAACCCTTCAAGTCGGCACATCCGGGGAGCGCCGGTCGTGCGGCGGTGCGAGGGTCGGCCCATGGCGGATAG
- a CDS encoding caspase family protein, whose product MNSLRAAVLLLLFFVGSPVWAEKRVALVIGNSAYRHAPQLANPQNDADDMASKLTALGFVVVTGRDLDLTGMRGVIREFVGKVEGADVALFFYAGHGLQVNGGNYIIPIDAQLKSNNDLDFEALPIELVLAAMERNAKVNLVFLDACRDNPLATTLARSLGTRVVGRGLAKLDTGVGSLIAFATQPGNVALDGAGRNSPFTSALLQHLGTPGQSITDDLIAVRRAVLQVTGGKQIPWDSSSLTGPVVLNPAKISETPTNSAVVISDTDRSVELSFWNSIKDATERNFFEAYLQQYPSGAFVTLAKLKIAAIEARDKERETAELGQGDLKRAALPQVTGVPPEIAKLEQTTSGLKGSSAPTGQMSAGELTLIAQRELVRVGCLEQVDGKWGSGSQKALQAYAERKGIKLASLTPTEELVNSLKAAGGRVCLLVCGNGMEVRRNRCVAAGLSVFNGVWKLTRHATTDCGDWRELSTSVLVNDGVVSSNSGLSGKVARNGTISMTLTFVHKGRKGGNILTGMIKDDKGKGRFKGTGAGSGCSVTVSMSRM is encoded by the coding sequence ATGAATTCCCTTCGTGCCGCTGTCTTGCTCTTGCTCTTTTTTGTGGGCTCCCCCGTCTGGGCCGAAAAGCGCGTCGCGCTGGTCATTGGGAACTCCGCCTATAGACACGCACCTCAGCTCGCGAACCCGCAAAATGATGCGGACGACATGGCGTCGAAATTGACAGCACTGGGCTTCGTGGTGGTAACGGGTCGGGACCTCGATCTGACAGGAATGCGGGGAGTGATCCGAGAGTTCGTCGGCAAGGTCGAAGGCGCAGACGTGGCGCTTTTTTTCTATGCCGGTCACGGGCTGCAGGTGAACGGTGGCAATTATATCATCCCGATCGACGCGCAGCTTAAATCGAACAATGATCTAGACTTCGAGGCGCTGCCGATCGAACTCGTGCTTGCTGCCATGGAGCGCAACGCCAAGGTCAATCTGGTTTTCCTCGACGCTTGCCGTGACAATCCGCTCGCTACGACTTTGGCCCGGTCGCTCGGAACACGGGTCGTCGGTCGAGGCCTGGCCAAGCTCGATACTGGTGTGGGGTCGCTGATTGCGTTCGCCACGCAGCCGGGAAACGTCGCCCTTGACGGCGCCGGTCGAAACTCCCCTTTTACGTCGGCCTTGCTTCAACACCTCGGCACACCCGGGCAGAGCATAACGGATGACCTGATTGCTGTGCGTCGCGCCGTTTTGCAGGTCACCGGCGGTAAGCAGATTCCCTGGGATAGTTCCTCACTGACGGGCCCGGTTGTGCTGAACCCGGCGAAAATCTCCGAGACGCCAACGAACTCGGCGGTGGTCATATCGGACACCGACAGAAGTGTGGAGCTGTCCTTTTGGAATTCCATCAAGGACGCGACCGAGAGGAACTTTTTTGAGGCCTACCTTCAGCAATACCCAAGCGGCGCCTTCGTCACGCTTGCGAAACTGAAAATCGCAGCGATTGAAGCGCGGGATAAGGAACGGGAGACGGCTGAACTGGGGCAGGGCGACCTCAAGCGTGCCGCCCTGCCGCAGGTCACCGGCGTGCCACCCGAAATTGCTAAACTTGAGCAAACCACATCAGGCTTAAAGGGATCAAGCGCTCCGACCGGCCAAATGAGTGCCGGCGAGCTCACACTGATCGCCCAAAGGGAACTGGTGCGTGTCGGATGCCTTGAGCAGGTGGACGGCAAATGGGGTAGCGGCAGTCAGAAGGCGCTGCAAGCCTATGCCGAACGCAAGGGGATCAAGCTTGCCTCGCTCACGCCCACCGAGGAGCTCGTGAATAGTCTGAAGGCGGCGGGTGGCCGTGTCTGCCTGCTCGTCTGTGGCAACGGAATGGAAGTCCGCCGAAATCGTTGCGTGGCGGCTGGTTTGAGCGTGTTCAATGGCGTGTGGAAGCTAACGAGGCATGCGACGACGGACTGCGGTGATTGGCGTGAGCTTTCAACGTCCGTCCTCGTAAATGACGGTGTTGTATCCTCCAACTCGGGGCTTTCGGGGAAAGTCGCGAGGAACGGGACTATTAGTATGACCCTCACATTCGTCCATAAAGGCCGCAAGGGCGGCAACATCCTCACCGGCATGATAAAGGACGACAAAGGGAAAGGCAGGTTCAAGGGGACCGGGGCGGGCAGCGGTTGCTCAGTAACTGTCTCGATGAGCAGGATGTAG
- a CDS encoding TetR/AcrR family transcriptional regulator encodes MNSERNSHRSVGRPREFDMTQALDAAIRIFSERGYHGTSIAELKAEMGLTAGSLYKAFQDKRDIFVAAYDRYKQVRADLLEQALSSASTGREKVARVVSFYAMSACGETGRRGCLAIGAAVELVLSDAEIAAKVAGHNRKLVTRLEGFIRDGQLDGSIRHDADPASTALALFSYLQGVRIAGKTGELENQLLPSGEAILRILD; translated from the coding sequence ATGAATTCCGAAAGAAACTCCCATCGCTCCGTCGGGCGCCCCCGCGAGTTCGACATGACCCAAGCTCTGGATGCGGCGATCCGCATATTTTCGGAGAGGGGCTATCACGGAACCTCCATCGCAGAACTGAAAGCCGAAATGGGACTGACTGCCGGCAGCCTGTACAAGGCGTTTCAGGACAAGCGTGACATCTTCGTCGCTGCCTACGACCGCTATAAACAGGTCCGAGCTGACCTTCTGGAACAGGCATTGTCTTCAGCCTCCACCGGTCGCGAAAAGGTTGCCCGCGTCGTCAGTTTCTATGCCATGTCCGCCTGTGGTGAGACCGGCAGGCGTGGATGCCTGGCCATCGGTGCCGCCGTGGAACTGGTTCTGTCCGATGCCGAGATCGCCGCCAAGGTCGCAGGACACAATCGCAAGCTCGTCACGCGGCTCGAAGGTTTCATTCGCGATGGCCAGTTAGATGGTTCAATTCGCCATGACGCCGATCCCGCGAGTACCGCGCTTGCGCTATTTTCCTATCTGCAGGGCGTGCGTATCGCCGGCAAGACCGGAGAGCTGGAGAACCAGCTGCTCCCTTCCGGTGAAGCAATCTTGCGCATTCTCGACTGA
- a CDS encoding MFS transporter, whose protein sequence is MTTPASLAQSQRPAGLSAGMTFLMAAACGLIAANLYYTQPLAGPIALDIGLPAEATGLIVTVTQIGYGLGLLLLVPLGDLLENRRLIVTMISLVTLALIAAGLSTTPGPFLTASLAIGLGSVAVQMIVPFAANLAPDAVRGRVVGNIMSGLMVGIMMARPIAGLIAGVSSWHTVFYVSAIVMVGLGALLWTQLPTRMPAAGRLSYGQLLKSMAQLLATQPVLQRRAAYQACQFAAFSLFWTVTPLYLAGPSFGLGHNGIALFALAGVAGAIASPIAGRLSDKGLVRPATAFGLVSVAAAFLMTQISEGSTFALTFLTLAAILLDFGVTMTLVTGQRSIYELGADLRSRLNGLFMAIFFTGGAIGSALGAWAFASGGWWLASMIGLALPATAFAIFLTETRSERCSES, encoded by the coding sequence ATGACAACTCCAGCTTCCCTCGCCCAGTCGCAGCGCCCGGCCGGTCTCTCCGCCGGCATGACTTTTCTGATGGCCGCCGCCTGCGGCCTGATTGCCGCCAACCTCTATTATACGCAGCCACTCGCCGGGCCGATCGCACTCGACATCGGCCTACCGGCTGAGGCAACAGGCTTGATCGTGACCGTGACCCAGATCGGCTACGGCCTTGGGTTGCTGCTCCTCGTGCCACTGGGTGATCTCCTGGAAAATCGTCGGTTGATTGTGACCATGATCAGCCTGGTTACTCTTGCCCTGATCGCGGCCGGGCTCTCCACCACACCTGGACCCTTTCTCACCGCTTCGCTCGCCATCGGGCTTGGCTCGGTTGCTGTCCAGATGATCGTGCCGTTCGCGGCCAACCTTGCACCGGATGCCGTTCGGGGTCGCGTCGTTGGCAATATCATGAGCGGTTTGATGGTTGGGATCATGATGGCGCGGCCGATTGCCGGATTAATTGCCGGCGTCAGCTCCTGGCATACCGTGTTTTATGTTTCCGCGATCGTCATGGTCGGGCTTGGAGCCCTTCTATGGACGCAATTGCCGACCCGCATGCCTGCGGCGGGTCGATTGAGCTACGGCCAGCTGCTCAAGTCGATGGCCCAGCTTCTCGCGACGCAGCCGGTCCTGCAGCGGCGCGCCGCCTATCAGGCCTGTCAGTTCGCCGCATTTAGCCTCTTCTGGACCGTGACGCCGCTTTATCTTGCCGGGCCCAGCTTTGGGTTGGGTCATAATGGCATTGCGCTTTTCGCCCTGGCCGGTGTTGCGGGCGCAATTGCTTCGCCCATCGCTGGGCGCCTTTCTGACAAGGGATTGGTGCGGCCGGCAACGGCATTCGGCCTTGTCAGTGTCGCGGCCGCTTTTCTGATGACGCAAATCTCTGAAGGTTCGACCTTTGCGCTCACATTTTTAACGCTTGCTGCAATCCTGCTCGACTTCGGCGTCACCATGACGTTGGTGACGGGGCAGCGCTCGATTTACGAACTCGGCGCGGACTTGCGCAGCCGGCTCAACGGCTTGTTCATGGCAATCTTCTTCACCGGCGGCGCCATTGGCTCTGCCCTGGGTGCCTGGGCATTTGCCTCTGGTGGATGGTGGCTCGCCTCCATGATCGGCCTCGCACTGCCCGCCACAGCGTTCGCCATCTTCCTGACCGAGACCCGGTCAGAACGATGCTCGGAGAGTTGA
- a CDS encoding 2'-5' RNA ligase family protein: MKTRKPLILTARIAEIDLEIFDRLRNAHFPSERNFLRAHLTMFNRLPGEHLERIVGELQAAATKRDQIRAQAASVRHLGAGVAFTIRSLELEDLYAELKRAFMPWLGGQDMQRWQPHITVQNRVSRSAADTLHRQLTHDFKPRSLTLEGLDLWRYLGGPWQLERAVCFEISALRTAPLAGSAAIVDDHR, translated from the coding sequence TTGAAGACACGCAAACCGCTTATCCTCACAGCCCGGATCGCGGAGATCGATCTTGAAATCTTCGATCGCCTTCGAAACGCGCATTTCCCGTCGGAGCGAAACTTCCTCCGCGCTCACCTCACGATGTTTAATCGTTTACCGGGCGAACACCTCGAGCGGATCGTTGGAGAATTGCAGGCCGCGGCCACCAAGCGTGACCAGATCCGCGCGCAGGCAGCCAGTGTTCGCCATCTCGGCGCGGGTGTGGCGTTCACGATCAGAAGTCTTGAGCTTGAAGACCTTTATGCAGAACTAAAGCGCGCTTTCATGCCATGGCTGGGCGGTCAGGACATGCAGAGGTGGCAGCCGCATATCACCGTCCAGAACAGGGTTTCGCGGTCAGCCGCAGACACCTTGCACCGGCAACTGACGCACGATTTCAAACCACGATCGTTAACGCTGGAGGGCCTGGATCTCTGGAGATATCTAGGCGGACCTTGGCAGCTCGAACGAGCGGTCTGTTTCGAGATCTCCGCTCTCCGTACAGCGCCATTGGCCGGCTCAGCGGCGATCGTTGACGATCATCGCTGA
- a CDS encoding exonuclease domain-containing protein has protein sequence MSTSRVRVIDLETAGNGPNDVCEIGWQDVVLEDNGRWVVNDERGALMVNPGRPISPDTMAIHHILDEQVAGAPYWKNVAPEVLHPHGGIDALAAHRAAFEQRYCTPRLTGGLPWICTWKCALRIWPDLPRFSNQMLRYQRMPEGLVHEIGLPAHRGMPDAYVTAHHLRDLLNAASLGQLLAWSAEPGLLPRVPSGPDRGKGWDRLSTETLTEFLRDRDSDIRFSAQTELQRRGEFEPTAADEPVQQTLL, from the coding sequence TTGTCGACATCCCGCGTTCGCGTCATCGATCTGGAAACGGCCGGCAACGGACCGAACGACGTCTGCGAAATCGGGTGGCAGGACGTGGTCCTTGAAGACAATGGACGGTGGGTCGTCAACGACGAACGCGGCGCATTGATGGTCAATCCGGGTCGGCCGATTTCGCCCGACACGATGGCCATCCATCATATTCTCGACGAGCAAGTCGCCGGCGCGCCCTACTGGAAAAATGTGGCGCCAGAAGTGTTGCATCCGCACGGCGGGATCGACGCGTTGGCCGCACATCGTGCAGCCTTCGAACAACGGTATTGCACGCCTCGTCTCACCGGCGGCTTGCCCTGGATCTGTACCTGGAAGTGCGCCCTACGGATTTGGCCCGATCTGCCACGATTTTCCAACCAGATGCTCCGCTACCAGCGTATGCCGGAAGGGCTCGTTCACGAGATAGGTCTTCCGGCCCATCGAGGCATGCCGGATGCCTACGTGACGGCCCATCATCTGCGCGATCTGTTGAACGCTGCATCGCTCGGTCAGTTGCTGGCGTGGAGTGCCGAGCCGGGCTTGTTGCCGCGCGTGCCCTCCGGGCCTGATCGTGGGAAGGGCTGGGATCGCCTTAGTACGGAGACGCTTACCGAATTTCTTCGCGATAGAGATAGCGACATCCGCTTCAGCGCCCAGACCGAGTTGCAAAGGCGCGGTGAATTCGAACCAACCGCTGCCGACGAGCCAGTGCAGCAAACCTTGCTATGA
- a CDS encoding NAD-dependent succinate-semialdehyde dehydrogenase translates to MAHYPDILLHIDGAWRPARSGKTIPVIDPANEETIGQVAWAEVEDLNEALAAAEKGFKTWRATSAFDRAQVMRSAAALLRERAGDIAFLMTREQGKPLAQSKGEILGAADIIEWFAEEGKRAYGQIIPPRAPDVTQMTVKLPVGPVAAFTPWNFPINQVVRKLSAALTTGCSIIVKAPEETPASPAELIRCFVDAGLPAGVVNLVYGVPSVISEYLIAHPVIRKMSFTGSTPVGKMLAALAGQHMKRATMELGGHAPVIVTDDADVERAVAIMSASKYRNAGQVCVSPTRFLVQERVADQFLDGFVAASKTIKVGNGLEAGVDMGPLANERRIPAIESLVADALEHGARLATGGHRIGNRGYFFEPTVLADVPLSARIMNDEPFGPVSIINRFHDLDEAINEANRLPFGLAAYAFTGSERSAHRLASEVESGMISINHLGLALPEVPFGGIKDSGYGTEGGSEAIEAYLETRFVTRKSV, encoded by the coding sequence ATGGCTCACTACCCAGACATCCTGCTTCATATCGACGGCGCCTGGCGGCCGGCGCGTTCCGGCAAGACCATTCCCGTCATCGACCCGGCCAACGAGGAAACGATCGGCCAGGTGGCCTGGGCCGAAGTGGAAGACCTCAATGAGGCGCTTGCGGCCGCCGAGAAGGGCTTCAAGACCTGGCGGGCAACCTCCGCCTTCGACCGCGCCCAGGTGATGCGGTCGGCAGCCGCCCTGCTGCGCGAACGGGCCGGCGACATCGCCTTTCTGATGACGCGCGAGCAAGGCAAGCCGCTTGCCCAGTCGAAGGGCGAGATCCTTGGCGCCGCCGACATCATCGAGTGGTTCGCCGAGGAGGGAAAGCGGGCCTACGGCCAGATCATTCCGCCGCGCGCACCCGATGTCACCCAGATGACCGTCAAGCTGCCGGTCGGTCCGGTTGCCGCCTTCACGCCCTGGAACTTTCCGATCAACCAGGTGGTGCGTAAGCTGTCGGCGGCGCTGACCACCGGATGCTCGATCATCGTCAAGGCGCCCGAGGAAACACCGGCGTCGCCGGCCGAACTCATCCGCTGCTTCGTCGATGCCGGGCTTCCGGCCGGCGTCGTCAACCTTGTCTACGGTGTGCCCTCGGTCATCTCGGAATACCTGATCGCCCATCCGGTGATCCGCAAGATGTCGTTTACCGGCTCGACCCCGGTCGGCAAGATGCTGGCGGCCCTTGCCGGCCAGCACATGAAGCGCGCGACGATGGAACTGGGCGGGCATGCGCCTGTCATCGTCACCGATGATGCCGATGTCGAACGCGCCGTCGCCATCATGTCCGCCAGCAAGTACCGCAATGCCGGCCAGGTCTGCGTGTCACCGACCCGCTTCCTCGTGCAGGAGCGCGTCGCCGATCAGTTCCTCGACGGCTTCGTCGCCGCCTCGAAGACGATCAAGGTCGGCAACGGTCTCGAAGCCGGCGTCGACATGGGGCCGCTTGCCAATGAGCGGCGCATCCCGGCGATCGAAAGCCTGGTTGCCGACGCGCTCGAGCATGGTGCCCGATTGGCGACCGGCGGCCATCGCATCGGCAACCGCGGCTACTTCTTCGAGCCGACGGTTCTGGCGGACGTGCCGCTTTCCGCCCGGATCATGAACGACGAGCCGTTCGGCCCGGTCTCGATCATCAATCGCTTCCATGATCTCGACGAGGCGATCAACGAGGCCAATCGCCTGCCCTTCGGTCTTGCGGCCTATGCCTTCACCGGATCGGAGCGCAGCGCCCACCGCCTGGCAAGCGAGGTCGAAAGCGGAATGATTTCGATCAACCATCTGGGCCTGGCGCTCCCCGAAGTCCCCTTCGGCGGCATCAAGGATTCCGGCTACGGCACCGAGGGCGGATCCGAAGCGATCGAGGCCTATCTGGAAACACGCTTCGTCACGCGAAAGAGCGTCTGA
- a CDS encoding dipeptide ABC transporter ATP-binding protein: MTQLALLTVEQLVLGTSAAMAPPVVDCVSLTLRAGERIGIVGESGSGKSMLMRAVIGLLPPGIVRRGGCVRFAGRDMSGLAPDDLRKLRGKSIGLIFQEPMTSLNPALTIGRQMEEGLALHTTMDASARQSAILAMLKRVGIADPDAAVRAFPHEFSGGMRQRIMIASVMLLEPALLIADEPTTALDAVVQRDVLELLHALVEEKGTAMVLISHDMAMVAQYTDRVLVMQKGVCVEEGTTAELLRMPRHDYTRKLLSALPRRAPARAVAPNAPLASVRNMKLAYGSGTGAKPVLHGIDLDIHPGEIVALVGGSGSGKTTLGRIIAGLLQPDEGTLTFRGQVVNRKSSGFADYRANCQMVFQDPYSSLDPRMRIRDIVAAPLRHEKSMRAADRRARVDEVLAEVGLAPQFAERFPHQLSGGQRQRAAIARALARRPDLVIADEAVSALDLTVKAQIFTLLSKLQREQGFACLFISHDLGVVEQIADRVVVMHKGVIEEQGSRDEIFDRPSSAYTRKLLSAVPMLTPAAGGGIDLVWRAA, from the coding sequence ATGACCCAGCTAGCACTCCTGACCGTCGAGCAACTCGTGCTCGGCACCTCGGCTGCGATGGCACCACCCGTCGTCGATTGCGTCAGCCTCACTCTTCGCGCTGGCGAACGCATTGGCATCGTCGGCGAATCCGGTTCGGGCAAGTCGATGTTGATGCGCGCTGTCATCGGCCTTCTGCCGCCCGGGATCGTCAGGCGCGGGGGCTGCGTCCGGTTTGCCGGCCGCGATATGAGCGGGCTTGCGCCGGACGACCTGCGTAAGCTGCGCGGCAAGAGCATCGGGCTCATCTTCCAGGAGCCGATGACCTCGCTCAATCCGGCGCTCACCATCGGCCGCCAGATGGAGGAAGGTCTGGCGCTGCACACGACAATGGACGCGTCAGCGCGTCAAAGCGCAATCCTGGCGATGCTGAAACGTGTCGGCATTGCCGATCCGGACGCGGCCGTCCGTGCCTTCCCGCATGAGTTTTCCGGTGGCATGCGGCAGCGCATCATGATTGCCTCCGTCATGCTGCTCGAACCGGCGCTCTTGATCGCGGACGAGCCGACGACCGCACTCGACGCCGTCGTGCAACGTGACGTGCTGGAACTGCTGCATGCGCTGGTCGAAGAGAAAGGCACCGCGATGGTGCTGATCAGCCACGACATGGCGATGGTGGCGCAATATACCGATCGCGTGCTGGTCATGCAGAAGGGTGTCTGCGTCGAGGAAGGGACAACGGCCGAACTCCTCCGCATGCCGCGGCACGACTACACCCGGAAACTTCTTTCGGCCCTGCCGCGCCGCGCGCCGGCGCGTGCAGTCGCACCGAATGCTCCGCTCGCCAGCGTCAGAAATATGAAGCTTGCCTACGGCAGCGGCACGGGCGCAAAGCCTGTCTTGCATGGCATCGATCTCGATATCCATCCTGGAGAGATCGTCGCGCTGGTCGGGGGGTCCGGCTCCGGGAAGACGACGCTTGGCCGCATCATCGCCGGGCTGCTGCAACCGGATGAGGGCACGCTTACCTTCCGCGGACAGGTGGTCAATCGCAAAAGCAGCGGCTTCGCCGACTACCGCGCCAATTGCCAGATGGTGTTTCAGGATCCCTACTCTTCGCTCGATCCGCGCATGCGGATCCGCGACATCGTGGCAGCGCCGCTCCGGCACGAAAAATCGATGCGCGCCGCAGACCGCCGTGCGCGGGTCGATGAGGTGCTCGCCGAAGTGGGTCTCGCTCCGCAATTCGCCGAGCGGTTTCCGCATCAACTCTCCGGTGGGCAAAGGCAACGTGCCGCCATCGCCCGCGCGCTTGCTCGCCGGCCCGACCTTGTCATCGCCGACGAGGCGGTCTCAGCGCTCGACCTGACCGTAAAGGCACAGATCTTCACCCTTTTGAGCAAACTGCAGCGAGAACAAGGTTTTGCATGCCTCTTCATCTCCCATGACCTGGGCGTCGTAGAGCAGATCGCCGATAGAGTTGTGGTCATGCACAAGGGCGTTATCGAAGAACAGGGCAGCCGCGACGAGATCTTCGACCGCCCATCCTCGGCCTATACGCGCAAGCTCCTGTCTGCCGTACCGATGCTGACGCCGGCGGCCGGCGGAGGCATCGATCTCGTCTGGCGCGCCGCTTGA
- a CDS encoding ABC transporter permease, with protein sequence MKTLSANALVGGLFVGAFVIVACLGSVWTPYDPMALDMKARLAGPSARHLLGADEFGRDVLSRLMLGASASGIVSLATVAIATVLGTALGAISGYVGGWTDRVLVAVTNALLAFPGILLALGLLAIFGANKSGILLALGIAYTPSVARIVRGTVLSLREKEFIDASRIAGDSEIYTLLRHILPNCIAPLTVLTTSMFGWTLLSESALSFLGLGVPPPAPTWGNMLAAARPYLAQATWLAIFPGLCISVALLGINLLGDALRDRLDPKMRGTQ encoded by the coding sequence ATGAAGACCCTTTCTGCCAATGCGCTGGTTGGCGGCCTGTTCGTCGGCGCCTTCGTGATCGTCGCCTGCTTGGGCTCCGTCTGGACGCCCTATGATCCGATGGCGCTCGACATGAAGGCACGCCTCGCCGGCCCCTCGGCCCGGCATCTGCTCGGCGCCGACGAATTCGGACGCGACGTGCTTTCCCGCTTGATGCTCGGCGCGTCGGCGAGCGGCATCGTCAGCCTTGCCACGGTCGCGATCGCAACTGTGCTCGGCACCGCGCTTGGCGCCATCTCAGGCTATGTCGGCGGTTGGACCGATCGGGTGCTCGTCGCCGTCACCAATGCCCTGCTCGCCTTTCCCGGCATCCTGCTTGCGCTTGGGCTGCTTGCGATCTTCGGCGCCAACAAATCCGGCATCCTGCTGGCGCTTGGCATTGCCTACACGCCGTCCGTAGCAAGGATCGTTCGGGGCACAGTGCTTTCGTTGCGGGAGAAGGAATTCATTGACGCCTCCCGGATTGCAGGCGATTCCGAAATCTACACGCTGCTGCGCCATATCCTGCCGAATTGCATCGCGCCGCTGACGGTCCTGACAACGTCGATGTTCGGGTGGACACTTTTATCTGAAAGCGCGCTTTCCTTCCTCGGCCTCGGCGTGCCGCCACCGGCCCCGACCTGGGGCAACATGCTGGCCGCTGCCCGCCCCTACCTCGCCCAGGCGACCTGGCTTGCAATCTTTCCGGGCCTTTGCATCTCCGTTGCGTTGCTCGGGATCAATCTGCTTGGCGATGCGCTGCGGGATAGGCTCGACCCGAAAATGAGAGGCACGCAATGA